Proteins found in one Promicromonospora sukumoe genomic segment:
- a CDS encoding helix-turn-helix domain-containing protein, which produces MVDNANHLGEYLRARRALIPPEAVGITELGRRRVPGLRREEVAMLAGISAEYYLRLERGRDRNPSTQVLESIARVLGLDDDGMSHLLSLVVDKPRRRRPRPRAERVPDSIGSLLPTFVHPAFIEGRYFDILATNAMAGALSPSMSVGRNQLLDVFLDPPEEALHQDWDGITECYASSLRQAVGTDTEDPRFIELVGQLSLASPRFRKLWSRHDVGVQRGSLTRFIHPEVGALSLHRERLAISGTDGLTLVLYHAEAGSESAEKLALLGSSVAAPAQNSNVPTAGSRPHPGKAQS; this is translated from the coding sequence ATGGTCGACAACGCGAACCACCTGGGTGAGTATCTGCGCGCCCGCCGGGCTCTCATCCCGCCCGAGGCGGTCGGCATCACCGAGCTCGGCAGGAGGCGCGTGCCCGGACTACGGCGCGAAGAGGTCGCCATGCTGGCCGGCATCAGCGCCGAGTACTACCTCCGGTTGGAGCGTGGCCGAGACCGCAACCCGTCCACGCAGGTCCTGGAGTCCATCGCGCGCGTGCTCGGACTGGATGATGACGGCATGAGCCACCTGCTGAGCCTGGTGGTGGACAAACCTCGACGACGACGACCCAGACCGCGGGCCGAACGGGTGCCGGACAGCATCGGTTCGCTCCTACCCACCTTCGTGCATCCCGCGTTCATCGAGGGACGGTATTTCGACATCCTGGCCACCAACGCCATGGCGGGTGCTCTCTCCCCGAGCATGTCGGTCGGGCGCAACCAGCTGCTGGACGTGTTTCTGGACCCGCCGGAGGAGGCACTCCACCAAGACTGGGACGGCATCACGGAGTGCTATGCGTCGAGTCTTCGCCAGGCGGTCGGCACCGACACAGAGGACCCACGCTTCATCGAGCTCGTCGGCCAGCTGTCTCTGGCGAGCCCACGTTTTCGAAAGTTGTGGAGCCGCCACGACGTGGGCGTCCAGCGCGGCAGCCTGACGCGGTTCATCCATCCCGAGGTCGGCGCGCTCTCGTTGCACCGGGAGCGGCTCGCGATCAGCGGCACGGACGGGCTGACCCTGGTCCTGTATCACGCTGAGGCAGGCTCGGAGTCAGCGGAAAAACTCGCTCTCCTGGGGTCGTCCGTGGCTGCCCCGGCGCAGAACTCGAACGTACCCACCGCCGGATCTCGTCCTCACCCCGGTAAGGCCCAGTCATGA
- a CDS encoding AI-2E family transporter: MTVPDDLAATAPRGDAASRRPPRWLPRALVLVVLAVYLGAFGWYAMGALRGLAVNVLIAFFLALALEPPVVWCVRHGWRRGAAAATALGGSIVLVAVVLGLFGNLFVQQLIQLLDTLPDVYAAIQDRIAEQFGVALPDSDDLVREVLTNFGNDVASGVLLAGASVIGALFALLTILLVTYYLLAAGPRLRVAVCRWLTPARQQEVLTLWEITQVKVSDFISSRIVLASLSAAFTLVFLLIVRTPYALPLAVFVGVVSQFVPTIGTYLGGALPVAVALTSQGLPQALAVLAFIIGYQQLENLYFSPKVSARALEMNPAVSFLVVLGFGAVFGALGAFLALPIAATVQATANTYLRRHDLVESHMLRDPDGWREVNGGSGKRREHVEPEA, translated from the coding sequence ATGACCGTCCCGGACGATCTGGCAGCCACCGCACCCCGAGGTGACGCCGCCTCCCGCCGCCCACCCCGGTGGCTGCCCCGGGCGCTGGTCCTGGTCGTGCTCGCCGTCTACCTCGGGGCGTTCGGCTGGTACGCGATGGGTGCTCTGCGCGGCCTGGCGGTGAACGTCCTGATCGCGTTTTTCCTCGCCCTGGCGCTCGAACCGCCGGTGGTCTGGTGCGTGCGGCACGGGTGGCGCAGGGGCGCGGCCGCGGCCACGGCGCTCGGCGGTTCGATCGTCCTCGTGGCGGTGGTGCTGGGACTCTTCGGCAACCTCTTCGTCCAGCAGCTCATCCAGCTCCTCGACACCCTGCCCGACGTGTACGCGGCGATCCAGGACCGCATCGCGGAGCAGTTCGGCGTCGCGCTCCCCGACTCCGACGACCTGGTGCGCGAGGTCCTGACGAACTTCGGCAACGACGTCGCCTCCGGCGTGCTGCTGGCCGGAGCCTCCGTGATCGGCGCGCTGTTCGCCCTGCTGACGATCCTCCTGGTGACGTACTACCTGCTGGCCGCGGGCCCCCGGCTCCGCGTCGCTGTGTGCCGGTGGCTCACGCCGGCCCGCCAGCAGGAGGTGCTGACCCTGTGGGAGATCACGCAGGTGAAGGTCTCGGACTTCATCAGCTCCCGCATCGTGCTCGCGTCCCTGTCGGCCGCCTTCACCCTCGTCTTCCTGCTGATCGTCCGCACCCCGTACGCACTGCCGCTCGCGGTCTTCGTCGGCGTGGTGTCGCAGTTCGTCCCGACCATCGGCACCTACCTCGGCGGCGCGCTGCCCGTCGCCGTGGCGCTGACGTCCCAGGGCCTGCCCCAGGCGCTGGCCGTCCTCGCGTTCATCATCGGCTACCAGCAGCTCGAGAACCTCTACTTCTCCCCGAAGGTCTCCGCGCGGGCGCTGGAGATGAACCCCGCCGTGAGCTTCCTCGTGGTGCTCGGCTTCGGCGCCGTGTTCGGCGCGCTGGGGGCGTTCCTGGCGCTGCCGATCGCCGCGACCGTCCAGGCGACGGCCAACACCTACCTGCGGCGGCACGACCTCGTCGAGTCGCACATGCTGCGCGACCCGGACGGGTGGCGGGAGGTGAACGGCGGCAGCGGGAAGCGCCGGGAGCACGTGGAGCCGGAGGCCTGA
- a CDS encoding sulfatase-like hydrolase/transferase — translation MAREFRGKIELDVRDSQGDWEAFLPQKAPQGAPNVLVVLYDDTGQAAWSPYGGRIQMPTMERLAAGGLTYSQWHTTALCSPTRSTFLTGRNHHLNGFATISESSTGFPGYSSHIPPSSASMASVLREAGWSTFWVGKNHNVPIDEWTMGASKKRWPLGQGFDQFYGFIGGETNQWFPSLAEGNRYIDQPYPPEDGYHLSKDLADQALRMIRDSKQTEPDKPWYLWFCPGANHAPHHAPQEYIDKYKGVFDDGYEAYREWVLPRMIERGILPEGTELTDLNPMPDGTFSETDRVRPWGELNEKEQAMFCRMAEVYAGLSEYTDAQVGRIVDYLEESGQLENTLILYCADNGASGEGSPNGSVNEGKIFGGYPDDLEQNLAMVDQLGTPDAYNHYPTGWAAAFSTPYRMFKRYVYQGGISDPMVIHWPAGIAARGEVRNQYHHCTDVVPTILEACGVEFPKVFDGVEQTPLSGVSMVYSFDEAEAPTRKETQYYEMFGNRGIWHRGWKAVTEHGPVSGTGRFEEDRWQLFRTETDRSEAHDMAGSHPEKVEELKALWLAEAAANNVLPLNDLQIIGNPKDFETFIKMEFSVPVPPTGQYTYYPGTSEIPERSAANVHGVSYKVLADLDLTPGSAGVVFAHGSRFGGHALFLKDGTLTYAYNFLGIPPEDRISAPAPTSGRHVVGVDFAKERMGEHREGIGPLRLWIDDEVVAEQEIRTVLGHFSLCGEGLCIGYDSGDAVSREYAGSRFEFTGGTIHKVVFDVADDAYVDLEGHLRAAMARD, via the coding sequence ATGGCACGGGAGTTCCGGGGCAAGATCGAGCTCGATGTCCGCGACTCGCAGGGGGACTGGGAGGCGTTCCTCCCGCAGAAGGCGCCCCAGGGCGCACCCAACGTCCTGGTCGTGCTGTACGACGACACCGGGCAGGCCGCCTGGTCGCCGTACGGCGGGCGCATCCAGATGCCCACGATGGAGCGCCTCGCGGCGGGCGGCCTGACCTACTCGCAGTGGCACACCACCGCACTGTGCTCGCCCACGCGGTCGACGTTCCTCACCGGCCGCAACCATCACCTCAACGGGTTCGCGACCATCTCGGAGAGCTCGACGGGCTTTCCCGGCTACAGCTCGCACATCCCGCCGTCCAGCGCGAGCATGGCGAGCGTGCTGCGCGAGGCCGGCTGGAGCACCTTCTGGGTGGGCAAGAACCACAACGTGCCGATCGACGAGTGGACCATGGGCGCCTCGAAGAAGCGCTGGCCGCTCGGGCAGGGCTTCGACCAGTTCTACGGGTTCATCGGCGGGGAGACCAACCAGTGGTTCCCGTCGCTGGCGGAGGGCAACCGGTACATCGATCAGCCGTATCCGCCCGAGGACGGCTACCACCTGTCCAAGGACCTCGCGGACCAGGCGCTGCGGATGATCCGGGACTCCAAGCAGACCGAGCCGGACAAGCCCTGGTACCTGTGGTTCTGCCCGGGCGCCAACCACGCGCCGCACCACGCGCCCCAGGAGTACATCGACAAGTACAAGGGCGTGTTCGACGACGGGTACGAGGCCTACCGGGAGTGGGTGCTGCCCCGGATGATCGAGCGCGGCATCCTGCCGGAGGGCACAGAGCTCACCGACCTGAACCCGATGCCCGACGGCACCTTCTCGGAGACCGACCGGGTCCGGCCCTGGGGCGAGCTGAACGAGAAGGAGCAGGCGATGTTCTGCCGCATGGCGGAGGTCTACGCGGGTCTCTCCGAGTACACCGACGCCCAGGTGGGTCGCATCGTCGACTACCTGGAGGAGTCCGGCCAGCTCGAGAACACGCTCATCCTCTACTGCGCGGACAACGGGGCCTCGGGAGAGGGCAGCCCGAACGGCTCGGTCAACGAGGGCAAGATCTTCGGCGGGTACCCGGACGACCTCGAGCAGAACCTCGCGATGGTGGACCAGCTCGGCACCCCCGACGCGTACAACCACTACCCGACGGGCTGGGCCGCCGCGTTCTCCACCCCGTACCGGATGTTCAAGCGGTACGTCTACCAGGGCGGCATCAGCGACCCGATGGTGATCCACTGGCCCGCCGGCATCGCGGCGCGGGGCGAGGTCCGCAACCAGTACCACCACTGCACCGACGTGGTCCCCACCATCCTGGAGGCGTGCGGGGTGGAGTTCCCGAAGGTGTTCGACGGCGTCGAGCAGACCCCGCTGTCCGGGGTGTCGATGGTCTACTCCTTCGACGAGGCGGAGGCCCCGACCCGCAAGGAGACGCAGTACTACGAGATGTTCGGCAACCGCGGCATCTGGCACCGGGGCTGGAAGGCGGTCACCGAGCACGGCCCGGTCAGTGGCACCGGCCGGTTCGAGGAGGACCGGTGGCAGCTCTTCCGCACCGAGACCGACCGGTCGGAGGCACACGACATGGCGGGGTCGCACCCCGAGAAGGTCGAGGAGCTCAAGGCGCTCTGGCTCGCCGAGGCTGCCGCGAACAACGTGCTGCCCCTGAACGATCTCCAGATCATCGGCAACCCGAAGGACTTCGAGACGTTCATCAAGATGGAGTTCAGCGTCCCGGTGCCGCCGACCGGCCAGTACACGTACTACCCCGGCACCTCGGAGATCCCGGAGCGGTCGGCGGCGAACGTGCACGGCGTCTCCTACAAGGTGCTGGCGGACCTGGACCTGACCCCGGGCTCGGCGGGCGTGGTCTTCGCCCACGGCTCGCGGTTCGGCGGTCACGCGCTCTTCCTCAAGGACGGCACCCTCACGTACGCCTACAACTTCCTCGGGATCCCGCCTGAGGACCGGATCTCCGCGCCGGCACCCACCAGCGGCAGGCATGTCGTCGGGGTGGACTTCGCCAAGGAGCGGATGGGGGAGCACCGGGAGGGGATCGGCCCGCTGCGGCTCTGGATCGACGACGAGGTGGTCGCGGAGCAGGAGATCAGAACGGTCCTGGGCCACTTCTCGCTGTGCGGCGAGGGGCTGTGCATCGGCTACGACAGCGGGGACGCGGTCTCCCGCGAGTACGCCGGCTCCCGGTTCGAGTTCACCGGCGGCACCATCCACAAGGTCGTGTTCGACGTCGCGGACGACGCGTACGTGGACCTGGAGGGACACCTGCGGGCTGCGATGGCCCGCGACTGA
- a CDS encoding SulP family inorganic anion transporter: protein MNLTSATPRWLGPSLRGYRRTWLRADVVAGLAAGVVVVPQAMAYATIAGLPVSVGLYTCIVPVLLYALLGGSHTLSVSTTSTIAVLTASALAGAGTASDDLLGAAFTLTALVGVCLLVMRLLRLGSLVEQISPATLTGVKAGVGLTVAVTQLPALLGLTVPDRDAGFFGKLADVVGALPTTQALTAIFSVLAVATLLVLRRVAPRVPAALFVVVASVLLVVLTDVEDRGLALIEPVPAGLPDLSPPLWDAIPGLLPAALAIAVMAFLETVLVARAQRQRSEPTVDSDQELLAVGVAALGGGLTQCLPPAGGFSQSAVNLGAGARTQVAGLTTAALAVLVALFLAPVLSDLPTATLGALVLVAVVGLVSPAEYMRLFRIDRTEFWVALATTAIGLTAGLLPAVGAGVVLTLFLVLRTVSRSAVRPLYAAPDGGWTPTPPESPPPSPPAGGDAAPAGVLLLHLDHSIFTGNARPTQDDVLAAALGHRPTPHALVLEGTAVLRATIPLLDALEALDADLSREGTTLLLAAFPPDVRRQAAASRWWAGAERDGRVVPTVDAAVAAAVAAASAREATP from the coding sequence GTGAACCTGACCTCGGCAACACCCCGCTGGCTCGGCCCCTCGCTCCGCGGATACCGCCGCACGTGGCTGCGGGCCGACGTCGTGGCGGGGCTGGCCGCGGGCGTCGTCGTGGTGCCGCAGGCCATGGCCTACGCGACCATCGCCGGGCTGCCGGTCTCCGTCGGGCTCTACACCTGCATCGTCCCCGTGCTGCTCTACGCGCTCCTCGGCGGCTCGCACACCCTGAGCGTCTCGACGACGTCGACCATCGCGGTGCTGACCGCCTCGGCGCTCGCGGGGGCCGGCACGGCGTCGGACGACCTGCTCGGGGCCGCATTCACGCTCACCGCTCTCGTGGGGGTGTGCCTCCTGGTCATGCGGCTCCTGCGGCTCGGCTCGCTGGTGGAACAGATCAGCCCTGCGACCCTGACCGGCGTGAAGGCCGGCGTCGGGCTCACCGTCGCGGTCACGCAGCTGCCGGCCCTCCTGGGCCTGACGGTGCCGGACCGGGACGCCGGGTTCTTCGGCAAGCTCGCCGACGTCGTCGGGGCGCTCCCGACGACGCAGGCCCTCACGGCGATCTTCTCGGTCCTCGCGGTCGCCACGCTGCTGGTGCTGCGCCGCGTCGCGCCGCGGGTCCCCGCCGCCCTGTTCGTGGTGGTGGCCTCCGTCCTGCTGGTCGTCCTGACCGACGTCGAGGACCGGGGCCTCGCGCTCATCGAGCCGGTACCCGCCGGCCTGCCGGACCTCAGCCCGCCGCTGTGGGACGCGATCCCAGGCCTGCTCCCCGCGGCGCTGGCGATCGCCGTCATGGCCTTCCTGGAGACCGTCCTGGTCGCCCGCGCGCAGCGGCAGCGGTCCGAGCCGACCGTCGACAGCGACCAGGAGCTGCTCGCGGTCGGCGTCGCCGCCCTGGGCGGCGGCCTCACGCAGTGCCTCCCGCCCGCGGGCGGGTTCTCGCAGAGCGCGGTCAACCTCGGGGCGGGCGCCCGCACCCAGGTGGCCGGCCTCACGACGGCGGCGCTCGCCGTACTCGTCGCGCTCTTCCTGGCGCCCGTGCTGAGCGACCTGCCGACGGCCACGCTCGGCGCCCTGGTACTGGTCGCGGTGGTCGGGCTGGTGTCGCCGGCCGAGTACATGCGGCTGTTCCGCATCGACCGCACGGAGTTCTGGGTCGCGCTGGCCACGACGGCGATCGGGCTCACCGCCGGCCTCCTGCCGGCCGTCGGGGCCGGCGTGGTCCTGACGCTGTTCCTGGTGCTGCGCACGGTCAGCCGCAGCGCCGTCCGCCCGCTGTACGCGGCGCCCGACGGCGGCTGGACGCCCACCCCGCCGGAGAGCCCCCCGCCGAGCCCTCCGGCAGGCGGCGACGCCGCGCCCGCCGGGGTGCTGCTGCTGCACCTCGACCATTCGATCTTCACGGGCAACGCGCGACCGACGCAGGACGACGTCCTCGCGGCCGCCCTCGGCCACCGGCCCACGCCGCACGCCCTGGTGCTGGAGGGCACGGCGGTCCTCCGAGCCACCATCCCGCTGCTCGACGCGCTCGAGGCGCTCGACGCGGACCTCTCCCGCGAGGGCACGACGCTCCTGCTCGCGGCGTTCCCCCCGGACGTCCGCCGCCAGGCGGCGGCGTCCCGCTGGTGGGCCGGTGCGGAGCGCGACGGGCGGGTGGTCCCCACGGTCGACGCCGCAGTGGCCGCCGCTGTGGCCGCCGCGAGCGCCCGGGAGGCCACGCCATGA
- a CDS encoding SDR family NAD(P)-dependent oxidoreductase codes for MAREFEGKTVLVTGGGRGLGAHTAKLFADRGADVAITYSASVDKAQALVEELRANGVRATAIHSDLADLASARPAVDAVINELGKLDILVNNAGIAVQGEMVDDPDLDEAAYNRLWQVNTLGTVAMTRAAAPRITDGGRIIFLGSLLGTRVPFRGVADYAGSKAALVGYAKGAARDLGPRDITVNIIQPAVIPTDMAEEVRDKLPPRNFIMSMQAFPRVAALDEVAGTVAFLASPAASYITGAVIDVSGGLHI; via the coding sequence TTGGCAAGGGAATTCGAGGGAAAGACCGTGTTGGTGACCGGTGGCGGCCGTGGTCTGGGGGCGCATACGGCGAAGCTGTTCGCCGACCGTGGTGCCGACGTCGCCATCACGTACTCGGCCTCGGTCGACAAGGCACAGGCCCTGGTGGAAGAACTGCGGGCGAACGGGGTGCGGGCGACGGCGATCCACAGCGACCTGGCGGACCTGGCCAGCGCCAGGCCGGCGGTCGACGCAGTGATCAACGAGCTGGGAAAGCTCGACATCCTCGTGAACAACGCAGGAATCGCCGTCCAAGGCGAGATGGTGGACGACCCCGACCTCGACGAGGCTGCGTACAACCGCCTCTGGCAGGTCAACACCCTGGGCACGGTCGCCATGACGCGCGCGGCCGCACCCCGGATCACTGACGGGGGAAGGATCATCTTCCTCGGTTCCTTGCTGGGCACCCGCGTGCCTTTCCGAGGTGTCGCGGACTACGCCGGCTCCAAGGCTGCGCTCGTCGGATATGCGAAGGGCGCGGCGCGCGACCTGGGGCCGCGCGACATCACGGTGAACATCATCCAGCCGGCCGTCATCCCCACGGACATGGCCGAGGAAGTACGCGACAAGCTCCCGCCGCGTAACTTCATCATGAGCATGCAGGCGTTCCCACGCGTAGCGGCGCTCGACGAGGTCGCCGGCACCGTCGCATTCCTCGCCAGCCCCGCCGCCAGCTACATCACCGGGGCCGTGATCGACGTGAGCGGCGGGTTGCACATCTGA
- a CDS encoding DUF6325 family protein translates to MESSFGPVELVALAFDTPRIPPSVAQAVLDVGATGAVTLLDLAVVRRDEAGDIEILEAQDLGDEIDLVAVELPASGLTGDEDLREIASAVEPGTSVLVLAIEHTWSRELVTAAVAAEADVILHERVPALTVNEIAALADTAASPL, encoded by the coding sequence ATGGAATCCTCGTTCGGACCCGTAGAGCTCGTCGCGCTCGCCTTCGACACGCCGCGCATCCCGCCCTCTGTCGCCCAGGCCGTGCTCGACGTCGGAGCGACCGGCGCCGTCACGCTGCTCGACCTCGCCGTCGTGCGCCGCGACGAGGCCGGCGACATCGAGATCCTGGAGGCGCAGGACCTCGGCGACGAGATCGACCTCGTCGCCGTGGAGCTGCCCGCGTCGGGCCTGACCGGCGACGAGGACCTGCGAGAGATCGCCTCGGCGGTCGAACCGGGCACCTCCGTGCTCGTCCTAGCGATCGAGCACACGTGGTCGCGCGAGCTGGTCACGGCGGCGGTCGCCGCAGAGGCCGACGTGATCCTGCACGAACGGGTGCCCGCCTTGACGGTCAACGAGATCGCCGCGCTGGCGGACACCGCCGCATCCCCCCTCTGA
- a CDS encoding SHOCT domain-containing protein, whose translation MAPLRRFGRPGLIGTAARTAVIAGTAQATAGAISRRQAGRAQQQYEAQRYENQQYQPQQAAPPQYEPAQQAPAAPPSDGANDALLTQLAQLGELHGKGVLTEDEFVTAKAKLLG comes from the coding sequence ATGGCACCTCTACGACGTTTCGGCCGCCCCGGCCTCATCGGCACGGCAGCGCGCACGGCAGTCATCGCCGGCACCGCCCAGGCCACCGCAGGCGCGATCAGCCGGCGGCAGGCAGGCCGCGCACAGCAGCAGTACGAGGCCCAGCGGTACGAGAACCAGCAGTACCAGCCCCAGCAGGCCGCGCCACCGCAGTACGAGCCGGCGCAGCAGGCACCCGCTGCGCCGCCGTCGGACGGCGCGAACGACGCGCTCCTGACCCAGCTCGCGCAGCTCGGCGAGCTGCACGGCAAGGGAGTGCTCACGGAGGACGAGTTCGTGACCGCCAAGGCCAAGCTGCTGGGCTGA
- a CDS encoding nuclear transport factor 2 family protein, whose product MATATQNHQLLTDYYAAYGDGGPAGLERMANFYTKDKPSYTAGNSALSGETHSPEESLQVMRRLQELSGGNITFAAPPTILVAGDAVVALLVHEKHARTGKSELVVPRLYVYEITDDKISRSFGWQLDSAAFDEYYPL is encoded by the coding sequence TTGGCGACTGCAACCCAGAACCACCAGCTGCTGACGGACTACTACGCAGCCTACGGAGATGGCGGGCCCGCGGGCCTGGAGCGCATGGCGAACTTCTACACCAAGGACAAGCCGTCCTATACCGCGGGTAACTCCGCGCTCTCGGGAGAGACCCACAGCCCCGAGGAGTCGTTGCAGGTCATGCGCCGCCTCCAGGAGCTCAGCGGCGGAAACATCACCTTCGCCGCACCACCGACCATCCTGGTTGCCGGCGACGCGGTCGTAGCGCTCCTGGTTCACGAGAAGCACGCGCGTACCGGAAAGTCCGAACTGGTGGTCCCGCGGCTGTACGTCTACGAGATCACCGACGACAAGATCAGCCGCTCGTTCGGCTGGCAGCTCGACTCGGCTGCATTCGACGAGTACTACCCGCTGTAG
- a CDS encoding helix-turn-helix domain-containing protein: protein MTDQRLGVREFLASRRGRVSPEQSGLPSFGSTRRVPGLRREEVALLAGVSVEYYARMERGNLSNVSDAVLEAVARALQLDEAEHAHLFDLARAAPRRAPRRRRSAPQQVRPVVQRILEAITDAPAWIRNGRQDILAMNELGRALYQPVLATPQRPANAARFTFLDPAARQFLLDWEKNAADTAAALRQEAGRNPHDPALTQLIGELSTRSEEFRVRWAAHDVFLYRSGVKRLRHPVVGELELNFESFELPAEPGLVMVAYAPVPGSPSADSLAMLATWAATLRAQNELRHESRID, encoded by the coding sequence ATGACCGATCAGCGCCTCGGCGTCCGAGAATTCCTCGCCTCGCGCCGAGGACGTGTGAGCCCGGAACAGAGCGGCCTGCCAAGCTTCGGGTCGACCCGGCGCGTCCCCGGGCTCCGCCGGGAGGAGGTCGCCCTGCTCGCCGGGGTGAGCGTCGAGTACTACGCCCGGATGGAGCGCGGGAACCTGAGCAACGTCTCGGACGCGGTGCTCGAGGCGGTGGCTCGCGCGCTGCAGCTCGACGAGGCGGAGCACGCCCACCTCTTCGACCTCGCCCGTGCGGCGCCCCGGCGCGCGCCCCGGCGTCGGCGCTCCGCCCCGCAGCAGGTCCGCCCGGTCGTCCAGCGGATCCTGGAGGCCATCACCGACGCACCGGCCTGGATCCGCAACGGCCGGCAGGACATCCTGGCCATGAACGAGCTCGGGCGGGCCCTGTACCAGCCGGTGCTCGCGACCCCGCAGCGCCCGGCCAACGCGGCGCGCTTCACGTTCCTGGACCCGGCGGCCCGGCAGTTCCTGCTCGACTGGGAGAAGAACGCCGCGGACACCGCGGCGGCGCTACGGCAGGAGGCAGGGCGCAACCCGCACGACCCCGCCCTGACCCAGCTGATCGGTGAGCTCTCGACCCGGAGCGAAGAGTTCCGGGTCCGTTGGGCGGCCCACGACGTGTTCTTGTACCGCAGCGGCGTCAAGCGCCTGCGCCACCCGGTCGTGGGTGAGCTCGAGCTGAACTTCGAGAGCTTCGAGCTGCCGGCCGAACCCGGCCTGGTGATGGTGGCGTACGCGCCGGTTCCCGGCTCTCCGAGTGCAGACTCACTCGCGATGCTCGCGACCTGGGCGGCGACTCTTCGTGCACAGAACGAGCTCAGGCACGAGAGCAGGATCGACTGA